The genomic stretch GTACATTCACCATCACATCACGAGAAACTTCTAAAGTCACAAAACTATCATGCAGGGCAACAACTTTACCCAAGATACCACCATTGGTCACAACTTCATCACCCTTGACCAGCGCTTCTACCATTTGCTTGTGTTCTTTCATTTTCTTGTTTTGAGGACGAATGAACAGCAAATAGAAAATTAGAAAAATTCCGCCAAAAACCATTAGTTGTGAAATTAAATCAGGCGCACCTGAGGCGGCCGCGCCACCTTCTGCTATGGCATCTTCGATAAAAAAACTCATTGTATATCCTCAATTTACTTAATTATTACTAAATTTTTGCTTAATTTTATTTTGTTATACAGCTTTACAGCCTATAAAGTGGCGCTATTATGTCACAAATTCAAGGGACTTTCCCTAACTTAGGGAAAGCACCTAGCACATTTTACACATTCTATTTAGCTCGCCGGTTCTCGCTTAGCATAAAATTCATCAACAAAGTCATCAAAACGATGTGCCGCTATCGCATCTCTCATACCTTGCATCAGCTCCTGATAATAAAAAAGATTATGCAGGGTATTCAAATGCGAGCCGAGCATTTCATTGGTTTTATCCAAGTGACGCAGATAGGAACGCGAGTAGTTTTGACAGGTATAACACTGACAAGTTTCATCCAGAGGGCGCGTATCGAACTGATGCTTTTGATTACGAATTTTAACCACGCCCTGATGGGTAAATAAATGGCCATTACGGGCATTACGTGTCGGCATAACACAATCAAACATATCAATGCCCCGACGTACTCCTTCAACGAGATCTTCCGGGCGGCCAACCCCCATCAGATAACGCGGCTTATCCTGTGGCATCTGTGGCGTCGTATGTTCTAAAATTTTAATCATCTCTTCTTTTGGCTCGCCGACTGATAAACCGCCAATCGCAAAACCATCAAAATCAATATCCGTCAATGCCT from sulfur-oxidizing endosymbiont of Gigantopelta aegis encodes the following:
- the yajC gene encoding preprotein translocase subunit YajC, whose translation is MSFFIEDAIAEGGAAASGAPDLISQLMVFGGIFLIFYLLFIRPQNKKMKEHKQMVEALVKGDEVVTNGGILGKVVALHDSFVTLEVSRDVMVNVQRSAVGAIQPKGTIKSIKD